In Rosa chinensis cultivar Old Blush chromosome 1, RchiOBHm-V2, whole genome shotgun sequence, a genomic segment contains:
- the LOC112198500 gene encoding receptor-like protein 7, with protein MITLFFHFLLFLITPCVTNLIPAVHSKCIEAQKESLLNFKKSLVFDSSSSSKLITWNSNTECCIWLGVTCSTNGSVVGLDVSSESISCNIDNSNSLFQLQHLQSLNLAYANFNGSSIPSAIGKLTELRYLNLSGAYFSGQIPIEVAYLTRLVILDLSDNSYPFFAENPNLSMLIQNLTELTELYLDHINLSAEGSHWGQTISSSLPKLSVLTLSYCDLSGPIHESFAKLDSLSTLILSGNNISSPVPKFFANFSSLISLSLSACKLYGAFPKEIFQVPTLQSVDLSANSELRGSLPEFLKNGSLESLVLSGTKFSGVLPDSIGNVEMLSRLDLSDCNFTGAVPKSLANLTQLGFLALSSNKFSSSINYIQWDKLIKLELLDLSNNLLYRSIPLSPFSIPLLQRLVLSGNHFSGQFLEFSNVSSYLLYELDLSSNNLEGSIPVSIFNLPGLQELNLSSNNLSDFPFYGLQESRNLSFLDLSHNSLLFNHNGTNSSHPSLLQIQALTLASNKLKTFPSFLKSQSSLAYLDLSENQIPGQIPNWILGLPLKILGLCCNKFVSLEAPLLGSTYNLFYIDLHSNQLQGQIPLFIRGSYLDYSRNNFSSSIPTDIGDFISSTAYLSLSSSNLFGEIPISICNASGMVLDLSNNSLIGIIPQCLTQTSSLNVLDLRRNNLNGSIPDTFLQGCNLQTLALSRNHIQGRFPKSLANCSSLEVLDLGVNQITDAFPCMLKTISTLRVLVLRSNKFYGPIGCPETNGTWPKLQIIDLAHNSFNGEIPSTSLTTWQAMMVKEDDYQTYPSFWRAAGGGSGLVIDYVDAVTTTSKGLEMDLVRISTIFTSIDFSANKFNGTIPKEMGLLRLLYALNLSSNAFTGEIPSSFGNMRAIETLDLSQNHLSGQIPPQFANLTFLSYLNVSYNQLTGRIPSSTQLSTFPNSSFEGNKGLWGPPLTSDTTIVLPPPTLNGSSNRRCRGRSDAANRRNGMLGCGELVWRRLGAVGRCSADWAAAEHGREGAVSWSGLQWACDAVDGGCGRQEDETVVQWAGG; from the exons ATGATAACTTTGTTCTTCCATTTCCTCCTCTTCTTGATCACTCCCTGTGTTACTAACCTCATCCCTGCTGTTCACAGCAAGTGTATTGAAGCTCAGAAAGAATCATTGCTCAATTTCAAGAAAAGTCTTGTatttgattcttcttcttcctccaagcTCATAACATGGAATTCGAATACCGAATGCTGTATTTGGCTCGGTGTAACTTGCAGCACGAATGGGAGTGTTGTTGGACTTGATGTCAGCAGCGAGTCTATCTCATGCAACATTGACAATTCCAACAGTCTTTTCCAACTACAACATCTTCAGAGCCTCAATTTAGCCTATGCCAACTTCAATGGCTCTTCAATTCCATCTGCAATCGGAAAGCTTACAGAGTTGAGGTATCTGAATTTAAGTGGTGCTTATTTTTCTGGGCAAATTCCCATCGAGGTTGCATACTTAACAAGGCTGGTAATTCTTGATCTCTCTGATAATTCCTACCCCTTTTTTGCTGAGAACCCGAATTTGAGCATGCTAATTCAGAACCTCACAGAGCTTACAGAGTTATATCTTGATCATATAAACCTATCAGCTGAGGGATCTCACTGGGGCCAAACCATATCATCTTCACTTCCAAAGCTGAGTGTGTTGACCTTGTCCTATTGTGATCTTTCAGGCCCCATTCATGAATCATTTGCCAAGCTTGATTCTCTATCCACGTTAATATTGTCTGGAAACAATATCTCTAGTCCGGTTCCAAAATTCTTTGCCAATTTTTCAAGCTTGATTTCCTTGAGTCTCTCCgcttgtaaattgtatggagcATTTCCCAAAGAGATATTCCAGGTACCTACACTACAGTCTGTTGACCTATCAGCTAATTCAGAGCTTCGTGGTTCCTTACCAGAATTTCTAAAGAATGGATCTCTCGAATCCCTAGTTCTATCTGGGACTAAGTTTTCAGGAGTCTTGCCGGACTCTATTGGCAACGTTGAAATGCTGTCTAGGTTAGATCTTTCAGATTGCAATTTCACAGGGGCAGTCCCAAAGTCACTGGCAAACCTAACACAATTGGGGTTTTTGGCCTTGTCATCCAACAAGTTTTCTAGTTCGATTAATTATATTCAATGGGACAAACTCATCAAGCTTGAGCTTCTCGACTTGTCCAACAATCTTCTCTACAGGAGTATTCCATTGTCTCCCTTTTCTATTCCCTTGCTGCAGAGGTTAGTTCTTTCTGGAAATCACTTCTCTGGTCAGTTTCTTGAATTTTCTAATGTCTCTTCGTACTTGCTGTACGAACTTGATTTGAGTAGCAACAACTTGGAAGGATCAATACCCGTGTCTATCTTTAATCTTCCAGGGCTTCAAGAGTTAAATCTTTCTTCAAACAACTTGAGTGATTTTCCTTTTTATGGCCTTCAGGAGTCGAGAAATCTTTCATTTCTTGATCTATCCCACAATAGCTTGTTGTTCAATCATAATGGTACCAACTCATCACACCCCTCCCTCCTTCAGATTCAGGCCTTGACGTTGGCTTCTAACAAGTTGAAAACGTTCCCAAGTTTCTTGAAAAGTCAATCTAGTTTAGCCTACTTGGACCTTTCAGAAAACCAGATTCCAGGTCAGATACCCAATTGGATTTTGGGGCTTCCTCTCAAAATTCTAGGTCTCTGTTGTAACAAGTTCGTAAGTCTAGAAGCTCCTTTACTTGGTTCTACTTACAATCTGTTTTATATTGATCTTCACTCAAACCAGCTTCAGGGACAAATACCATTGTTTATAAGGGGTAGTTATTTGGATTACTCAAGAAATAATTTCAGCTCTAGCATACCAACTGATATTGGTGATTTCATTTCTTCCACGGCCTACCTTTCTCTTTCAAGCAGTAACTTGTTTGGGGAAATTCCAATATCAATATGCAATGCAAGTGGTATGGTTCTTGATCTCTCTAATAACTCTTTGATTGGAATCATTCCCCAATGCTTGACTCAGACATCTTCGCTTAATGTCCTTGATTTGAGGAGAAACAACCTTAATGGATCTATCCCCGATACTTTTCTTCAAGGTTGTAATTTGCAAACTCTAGCTCTGAGCAGAAATCATATACAAGGTCGATTTCCAAAATCTCTAGCCAATTGTTCAAGCTTAGAGGTTTTAGACCTTGGAGTCAATCAAATAACAGATGCCTTTCCCTGCATGTTGAAGACCATATCCACCTTGCGTGTCCTTGTGTTGCGATCCAACAAATTTTATGGACCCATTGGATGTCCTGAGACCAATGGCACCTGGCCGAAGCTTCAAATCATAGACTTAGCTCATAACAGTTTCAATGGTGAAATACCAAGTACATCATTGACAACATGGCAGGCAATGATGGTTAAAGAAGATGATTACCAAACTTACCCTAGCTTTTGGAGGGCAGCAGGTGGTGGAAGTGGCCTTGTTATTGATTATGTAGATGCAGTAACAACTACAAGCAAAGGTCTAGAGATGGATCTTGTACGTATTTCAACTATCTTCACTTCGATTGACTTCTCTGCTAACAAGTTCAACGGAACAATACCCAAGGAAATGGGTCTACTGAGATTATTATATGCCCTCAATCTGTCCAGTAATGCTTTCACAGGCGAAATCCCATCATCCTTTGGTAACATGAGGGCCATCGAGACCTTAGACCTCTCACAAAACCACCTGAGCGGACAAATTCCACCACAATTTGCAAATCTCACTTTCCTTTCGTACTTGAATGTCTCATATAATCAACTGACGGGAAGGATTCCAAGCAGCACTCAGTTATCGACATTTCCAAATAGCTCCTTCGAGGGTAACAAAGGATTATGGGGGCCTCCTCTGACATCGGATACAACAATCGTATTGCCACCTCCGACGTTAAATGGAAGCTCAA ATAGGAGATGCCGGGGCCGGAGCGACGCTGCAAATCGGAGGAATGGAATGCTGGGCTGCGGCGAGCTGGTGTGGCGGCGTCTGGGAGCGGTAGGCAGGTGCAGCGCGGACTGGGCTGCGGCGGAGCACGGCAGAGAAGGCGCGGTGAGTTGGTCTGGGCTGCAGTGGGCTTGCGATGCAGTGGATGGAGGCTGCGGCCGGCAGGAAGATGAGACTGTTGTGCAGTGGGCTGGAGGCTAG